From the Deltaproteobacteria bacterium genome, the window CGCACGCGCCTTAGTTTGGTTGTGCCCAAGGACAAGCTCCGGGACAGCGCCGTACTCAGGAAAGCCGCCACCCTGCTATTCCGTGAACGGGCCGAAATTGAGTGGCAAACCTACTTTGGACCACAGAACTAGAGAGACTCAACGTATTTCTTGAAATTGTTGAGAATAGCCTGCCAACCCTCGCGTTGCATATCAATCGGGTTCTGGCCTTCGGCATCAAAAACG encodes:
- a CDS encoding activator of HSP90 ATPase, with the protein product VFDAEGQNPIDMQREGWQAILNNFKKYVESL